CTCCTGGTACAAGCGAGCATATGCTTTGCGATTGCTGCGGCTGGCAGTATCGAGAGTGATGACTTCTCCGCTCTCGGCATCTTGCAGTCGTACCAGGCCCACGTTCGGCATGCTGGCTTCCCGCTGATCAGAAATGACCACTGGGATAATATCATGTTGTCGGCGAGCGACCTTCAGTGTGGACTCATAGTTCTCGTCCTGGAAATCGCTAATCAGGAACAGCACGGACTTACGGTTCGATGTACGGTTGAGGTGTTCCAATGCCTGTCGTATATCGGTTCCGGTTCCTATCGGTTCACAGTACAGCATCTCGCGAATCAGACGCAGCACGTGCCGCGAACCTTTGCGAGCCGGGATGCTCTTTTCAATATGGTCAGTAAAAAGTGTAAGTCCGACCTTATCGTTATTCTTGATGGCAGACATTGCGAGTGTCGCTCCCAGTTCTGTCACAACTTCTCGCTTGGTCTGTTGATTGGTTCCGAAGCTTTGTGACCCACTTAGATCGACTAGTAACATCACCGACAGTTCGCGTTCTTCACGGAATAACTTCACGTATGGTTCACCGCTACGAGCAGTGACATTCCAGTCAATCGTGCGGACATCGTCGCCTACCTGATACGGACGAACTTCTTCGAACTCAATGCCGCGACCTTTAAATGCAGAGTGCCATGTACCCGCCAGCATTTCGTCGACTTTGTGCGAAGTGCGGATCTGCACGCGGCGAATTTTCTGAATCACTTCTCGAGGAATCATGAATAGATCCATTCTTGGATAGGGCAGGGCGCAGGCCATCCACTGACGGTACTGACCTTCGCTTGCTACCGGATAACATTCACTGTTTTGCGATGAAACTAGTGGAGTGTCATTTTTAAAAATGGGTTGATAGATATCAGGAGAGTGCGACAACGGAGCACGTAAGCAACACCCTCAACCCTCAATTTGCAGCTTGACAAAGCACTAGGGAGTGGGGACGTGTGCGAGGATCTCATTGACGATCGATTCGCTGGTACGGTCTTCCGCTTCTGCTTCATAAGTGATCATCACGCGATGGCGTAATACATCAAGAGCGATCTCTTTGACATCTTCCGGTTTCACATATCCGCGCCCAGCCAGGAAGGCATTCGCCTTCGCTGCCAAAGCCAGGTTGATTGTTGCTCGGGGAGAACCACCGAACTGAATCAAGCCATCCAGGTTTAACCCATAGGCTTCCGGCTTGCGTGTTGCCATGACAAGGTCGACGATGTAGTGTTCTACTTTCGAGTCCACATAGATCTCATCAATCAATTTGCGAGCATGCATGATCTCGGCAGGTGAGGTGACCGACTCGATCTCGACGTTCGTCGCGGTTTTACTCATGCGGCGCAAAATCTGTAACTCTTCATCCCGATTCGGATAGTCGACTACCACCTTCAACATGAAGCGATCGCTTTGCGCTTCCGGCAAGGGATATGTCCCTTCCTGTTCGACGGGATTCTGAGTCGCCATAATCAGAAACGGCTCTTCGAGTGGAAATGTTTCTCCACCAATGGTGACCTGTCGCTCCTGCATCGCTTCCAGCAATGCACTCTGTACTTTGGCCGGGGCACGGTTGATTTCATCCGCGAGGATCAAGTTTGAAAAGATCGGCCCCTTCTGAACCACAAACGATTGATCCTGTGGACGGTATACTTGTGTGCCAATGAGGTCGGCTGGCAGTAAATCCGGAGTAAACTGTAGACGTTGAAAACCGGTATTAATCGCTTTCGCCAAGCTTGCCACCGCGGTGGTTTTGGCGAGTCCCGGGACTCCTTCAATCAAGAGATGACCGCGTGTCAATAAACCGATCAGCATGCGGTGCACTAACTTCTCCTGGCCCACAAGCACGTGATTGACTTGTCCCACAATCCGTCGAAACGGTTCGCTGTGAGCTTCGATTTCCTCAGTCAGATGCTTGATCTGATTTTTAGTATCAGAATGATTCTTGTTCGTTGTTGATGGACTCGTCATGCTCAAACTCCTCTAATCCTGGAAAATGAAAACGTGCCTGCTTGTCTGCGGCTAGTAAACAAGAAGCATCTTGCGTGCCAAATGTTTTGATTCCATAAACTTGAATATTTCACTGGATTTGAGATGATATTTCAATACGAGAACACAAATCTCTTTCCTGTTAACGTGACAGTCTGCCCCTGTGGGGCATATTGCCCCATCGCAGAGTCTTGGGGCGCGGTTCATTTTCAACTGCAATGCCCATGGCTGAATCAGGGCTTGCGACTGAAAATGAGATTAAACACAAGGTTGACGACGATCGTCAGGACGATACTGCCAAAGATGGAAATATGCAGTTGAAAGAAGAAATTCAACAACACCAGCACGGCAACGAAGATTAATAGTGAGAGCAAGTAGTTTTGTTTCATTTGGAATACTCGTTGCGAGGATTGTGTTGACAGGTAATAATTAAACTGGAGCGAAGTAATTAAAAGTGGAATTATTTTCGGGGGTGGAGCCTGAAACTTATCTTAGTATCGTTCGTCTTTTATCTTAACACCCAGCCCGTTTTAAACACATCGTAAGTTCTCTGAAAATTCTTGCCGTTGCGGATATTAGACACTTTACTCGAATCTCCAAACTGCGCGGGTAGACTGTGTCCCGTTTTACTGTAGCGTCTCCAGAGGTATTTGAACTGAGTCTGACAGATTGAGTGACGCTATGATTAAATGGGACGCCCTCTTGAGTGTGGAAGAAGACCGTATTGAGGGAGGGGAGCCTGTTTCCGTCGATCAGCAGCATAAGCCTGGTTCCTTTTTCTCGTTTGGTCTTTCCAGCATCGGCTTTCTCAACTGGAATTATGGTTAGTGGCTGTAGCGAGCAAACAGGGAACCAGTGCCAGGCGTCGGTAATCGAAAACGTCGTTTTTAATTTACCTGCGATGGTCGATTTGTGTGAATGCCTTGACCGGGTAAAGCCATAAGTGGCTGAATTTATTAAGAGTTGGTCTGTTGGTTGCTTTTCGTGGGAATTCCTATTAGACATGAATGATGGGAATGAAATTCGCAATTAGAGTAACAGAAGCGT
The sequence above is a segment of the Gimesia algae genome. Coding sequences within it:
- a CDS encoding DUF58 domain-containing protein, giving the protein MIPREVIQKIRRVQIRTSHKVDEMLAGTWHSAFKGRGIEFEEVRPYQVGDDVRTIDWNVTARSGEPYVKLFREERELSVMLLVDLSGSQSFGTNQQTKREVVTELGATLAMSAIKNNDKVGLTLFTDHIEKSIPARKGSRHVLRLIREMLYCEPIGTGTDIRQALEHLNRTSNRKSVLFLISDFQDENYESTLKVARRQHDIIPVVISDQREASMPNVGLVRLQDAESGEVITLDTASRSNRKAYARLYQERSEARDAMFRRLRLEPLHIETGVDIVEPLRRYFHKRESRT
- a CDS encoding AAA family ATPase; this encodes MTSPSTTNKNHSDTKNQIKHLTEEIEAHSEPFRRIVGQVNHVLVGQEKLVHRMLIGLLTRGHLLIEGVPGLAKTTAVASLAKAINTGFQRLQFTPDLLPADLIGTQVYRPQDQSFVVQKGPIFSNLILADEINRAPAKVQSALLEAMQERQVTIGGETFPLEEPFLIMATQNPVEQEGTYPLPEAQSDRFMLKVVVDYPNRDEELQILRRMSKTATNVEIESVTSPAEIMHARKLIDEIYVDSKVEHYIVDLVMATRKPEAYGLNLDGLIQFGGSPRATINLALAAKANAFLAGRGYVKPEDVKEIALDVLRHRVMITYEAEAEDRTSESIVNEILAHVPTP